In Stieleria varia, one genomic interval encodes:
- a CDS encoding 5-(carboxyamino)imidazole ribonucleotide synthase, which yields MDSEKHLTQDAMETMEPPSVDRPVILPPATIGMVGGGQLGRMFAHAAMTMGYDVVVFCHSDDEPAAQVTRRVVCGALDDHDAVQRFAQQCDVITLEFENIPAETIRLCGQFAPTYPSHSVLATAQHRIIEKSTLSEAGLPVTPFVAVHDTESLIAAANRFAWPIIVKTAQSGYDGKGQHRVDGPQSAAEVPWSTADSWIAEQCISFDREISVVVARRADGVTKCFPPMENVHSNHILDVTVAPAAIDGSLRERAEQIASAAAETLGVVGLLCVELFVMDPDRIFINEVAPRPHNSGHLTIEAFATSQFQQHVRAVCGLPLGSTEQIVGGAAMVNLLGDLWNEDGSAPDWSAALDVAAVHLHLYGKRVAKVGRKMGHLTATAATPQLAVERAKAAREALTSVGSA from the coding sequence ATGGACAGTGAAAAACATTTGACGCAGGATGCTATGGAAACGATGGAGCCGCCCAGTGTGGATCGCCCAGTCATCCTGCCACCGGCAACGATCGGCATGGTCGGAGGTGGACAACTGGGGCGCATGTTCGCGCATGCCGCGATGACGATGGGCTACGACGTCGTGGTTTTCTGTCACTCCGACGACGAACCGGCCGCTCAAGTCACACGTCGAGTCGTGTGTGGGGCATTGGATGATCACGACGCCGTGCAACGCTTTGCGCAGCAGTGTGATGTGATCACGTTGGAGTTTGAAAACATCCCGGCGGAAACGATTCGTCTGTGCGGTCAATTCGCGCCGACCTATCCTTCGCACAGTGTGTTGGCGACGGCACAACATCGCATCATCGAAAAATCGACGCTCAGCGAAGCCGGTTTGCCGGTCACGCCGTTTGTCGCCGTTCACGACACCGAGTCCTTGATTGCCGCAGCCAACCGGTTTGCCTGGCCGATCATCGTCAAGACCGCACAGAGTGGTTACGACGGCAAAGGACAGCATCGCGTCGATGGACCACAATCGGCGGCGGAGGTTCCCTGGTCGACTGCGGACAGTTGGATCGCCGAGCAGTGCATTTCGTTTGACCGCGAAATCTCCGTCGTCGTGGCCCGTCGCGCCGACGGTGTCACAAAATGTTTTCCTCCGATGGAGAACGTTCACAGCAACCATATTTTGGATGTCACGGTTGCCCCCGCAGCGATCGACGGCAGCTTGCGAGAACGTGCCGAGCAGATCGCCTCGGCGGCTGCCGAAACACTCGGCGTGGTCGGTCTGCTGTGCGTGGAACTGTTCGTGATGGATCCCGATCGGATCTTTATCAACGAAGTCGCCCCGCGGCCACACAATTCGGGTCACTTGACCATCGAAGCGTTTGCGACGAGCCAGTTTCAGCAGCACGTTCGCGCGGTGTGTGGCTTGCCGTTGGGCAGCACGGAACAAATCGTCGGCGGTGCCGCCATGGTGAACTTGTTGGGTGACCTGTGGAACGAAGACGGCAGCGCACCGGATTGGTCGGCGGCATTGGACGTCGCCGCAGTTCACTTGCACCTGTATGGCAAACGCGTGGCAAAGGTCGGTCGCAAGATGGGACACCTCACCGCCACCGCCGCCACACCACAACTGGCCGTCGAGCGGGCAAAGGCGGCACGCGAGGCATTGACTTCAGTTGGCTCTGCTTGA
- a CDS encoding alpha/beta hydrolase encodes MTLHPQSQAYVDLLRANPRPGWETMSVSDARLIFETFSAFAGRVESLNRVEDRMIEDVPVRIYSDCSNCNELKPVVVYFHGGGWVLGSIDSHDALCRRIAKHSGCIVVSVDYVLAPERPYPGPLGDCADVTRWIATHGAEIGADQNRVAVAGDSAGGNLATAVTMALADEPFSIRLQVLIYPVTAADFSTESYRQFSEGFGLTRANMQWFWQQHVGNPSGKLSPLAAPLHSRSLSGLPAAYVITAEYDVLRDEGEAYASRLAADGVRTTWRRVDGVLHGFMHFAGVFDLGEQAALEIAEFLKSEFADNDSPGLDSP; translated from the coding sequence ATGACACTGCATCCCCAATCCCAGGCTTACGTCGATCTATTGCGTGCGAATCCTCGACCGGGCTGGGAAACCATGTCCGTGTCCGATGCACGCCTCATATTTGAAACCTTTTCAGCATTCGCCGGACGCGTGGAGTCGTTGAACCGCGTGGAAGACCGGATGATCGAAGACGTCCCGGTGAGGATCTATTCCGATTGTTCCAACTGCAATGAGTTGAAGCCGGTCGTTGTCTATTTTCATGGCGGCGGTTGGGTTCTTGGCAGCATCGACTCACATGACGCGTTGTGTCGTCGGATCGCCAAGCACTCGGGCTGCATCGTCGTCTCGGTGGATTATGTACTGGCACCAGAGAGGCCGTATCCGGGTCCGCTCGGCGATTGTGCCGACGTCACACGCTGGATTGCCACCCATGGAGCCGAGATCGGTGCGGACCAAAATCGAGTGGCGGTTGCCGGTGACAGCGCCGGCGGTAACTTGGCTACCGCGGTGACCATGGCTTTGGCCGATGAGCCGTTTTCCATTCGTCTGCAAGTCCTAATCTATCCCGTCACGGCAGCGGATTTTTCGACGGAGTCTTACCGTCAGTTCAGCGAGGGTTTCGGGCTGACGCGAGCCAACATGCAGTGGTTCTGGCAGCAGCATGTCGGCAATCCGTCTGGCAAACTCAGCCCGTTGGCCGCACCGCTGCACTCTCGTTCGCTGTCCGGATTGCCCGCAGCGTACGTGATCACGGCGGAGTACGACGTTTTGCGAGATGAGGGCGAAGCATATGCGAGCAGGTTGGCTGCCGACGGTGTCCGAACCACTTGGCGTCGAGTGGACGGAGTTCTGCATGGATTCATGCACTTTGCGGGCGTTTTCGACCTGGGTGAGCAAGCCGCGTTGGAAATTGCGGAGTTCCTGAAGTCTGAATTTGCCGACAACGATTCGCCGGGCCTCGATTCACCTTGA
- a CDS encoding redoxin family protein gives MDSQFKRLTLTGLCLIGLSVAAPIHATAESGDAAADVRSGPEPIKPTEHGVGRLIENVSFTDLDGATHRLSDFADHKATVIAMTGTGCPLCKKYSPTLARLQSEFQDKDVAFVLVNPNESESVAVLREAIQTHGFSGLYVRDDQEVLTRALGATTTTEVFVLDAARTLVYRGAVDDQYSFGYALDAPKRNFLADALTAVLAGERPEVAATTAPGCELLLVEIEDTESTDSAAAVTFHNRVSRVLQDNCQQCHRDNGLAPFPLTTYEDTKDYAAMIANVVQRQIMPPWFAAPHNTAESKLEIRWSNDRSLPQEDRDALLAWVAAGAPEGDEADAPLPRRFSDEWEIGQPDLIVEIPDPITVKASGQMPYRHARVATSFAEDRWVQAVEIQPTDRAVVHHVLVFIQDGKKAINEDAGFFAAYVPGNTSQRYPTGMAKKLPAGSSLVFQLHYTPNGTETVDQTRLGIVFADKPPTRVIRNAGISNHRISIPAGAGNHPESASLKVPTDVRVLSFMPHMHLRGKAFRYTVTMPDGQREVLLDVPRYDFNWQLEYRLAQPLDIPKGSQIDVTGWFDNSESNPANPDPTETVRWGPQTDDEMLLGYVEYFVTTETAASDSDESPASDDVSLSPSFLEKSFQRADQNGDGKVTREEFPRPLLFRRLDRNNDGVLLLDEVLESSRAN, from the coding sequence ATGGACTCACAATTCAAACGACTGACCCTGACCGGACTTTGCCTGATCGGGCTGTCCGTCGCCGCCCCGATCCACGCGACCGCCGAGTCAGGCGATGCCGCGGCGGACGTCCGCTCGGGTCCCGAGCCAATCAAACCCACCGAGCACGGCGTCGGTCGCTTGATCGAAAACGTTTCGTTCACGGATCTCGACGGGGCCACACACCGACTGAGCGATTTTGCCGACCACAAGGCAACCGTGATCGCAATGACCGGCACCGGATGCCCGCTTTGCAAAAAATACTCACCGACGCTGGCCCGGTTGCAATCCGAGTTCCAAGACAAAGACGTTGCGTTTGTGTTGGTCAATCCGAACGAGTCGGAAAGTGTTGCGGTGTTGCGTGAAGCCATCCAGACACACGGCTTCAGCGGACTGTATGTGCGTGACGACCAAGAGGTCCTGACGCGTGCTTTGGGTGCGACCACGACCACCGAAGTCTTTGTGTTGGACGCCGCACGCACATTGGTTTATCGGGGAGCCGTGGACGATCAATACAGCTTCGGCTACGCACTGGATGCCCCCAAACGCAACTTCTTGGCGGACGCGTTGACCGCCGTGCTGGCAGGCGAACGTCCAGAAGTCGCCGCGACGACGGCTCCGGGATGCGAGTTGCTGTTGGTCGAGATCGAGGATACAGAGTCAACAGACTCAGCCGCTGCCGTGACTTTTCACAACCGAGTGTCGCGAGTTCTGCAAGACAATTGTCAGCAGTGTCATCGGGACAATGGACTGGCACCGTTTCCCTTGACGACCTACGAAGACACCAAAGACTACGCCGCCATGATCGCAAACGTCGTTCAACGCCAGATCATGCCGCCTTGGTTCGCCGCACCTCACAACACGGCCGAATCGAAACTGGAGATACGCTGGTCAAACGATCGTTCATTGCCTCAGGAGGATCGAGATGCCCTGCTCGCTTGGGTCGCCGCGGGGGCCCCCGAAGGCGACGAGGCCGACGCTCCATTGCCCCGTCGTTTCAGTGACGAGTGGGAGATCGGTCAACCGGACTTGATTGTCGAGATTCCCGATCCCATCACCGTCAAAGCGAGCGGACAAATGCCGTATCGCCACGCACGTGTCGCCACGAGCTTTGCCGAAGACCGTTGGGTGCAAGCGGTCGAGATCCAGCCGACCGATCGCGCCGTGGTGCATCACGTGCTCGTGTTTATCCAAGACGGCAAGAAAGCCATCAACGAAGACGCCGGGTTCTTTGCCGCCTACGTTCCCGGAAACACGTCTCAGCGTTACCCGACCGGAATGGCCAAGAAACTGCCGGCGGGCAGCTCGCTGGTGTTTCAGTTGCACTACACGCCCAACGGCACGGAAACGGTCGACCAAACTCGATTGGGAATCGTTTTTGCTGATAAGCCGCCGACGCGTGTCATCCGCAACGCCGGTATCTCCAACCACCGCATCTCGATTCCTGCCGGCGCGGGCAACCACCCCGAATCGGCTTCGCTCAAAGTTCCGACCGATGTCCGCGTGCTTTCGTTCATGCCCCACATGCACTTGCGCGGCAAAGCGTTTCGATACACGGTGACGATGCCCGATGGGCAACGCGAAGTGCTGTTGGATGTTCCGCGATACGATTTCAACTGGCAGCTCGAGTACCGGCTAGCTCAGCCTCTGGACATTCCCAAAGGCAGCCAGATCGATGTCACCGGATGGTTCGACAACAGTGAATCCAACCCGGCCAATCCCGATCCCACCGAAACGGTTCGCTGGGGACCGCAAACGGATGATGAAATGCTGCTGGGCTACGTCGAGTACTTTGTGACGACGGAGACCGCAGCGAGCGATTCCGACGAATCACCCGCGTCAGACGATGTCTCCTTGTCGCCGTCGTTTCTGGAAAAGTCCTTTCAGCGTGCCGATCAAAACGGCGACGGCAAAGTCACACGGGAGGAGTTCCCCCGGCCGTTGTTGTTCCGCCGCTTGGACCGCAACAACGATGGAGTGTTGCTGTTGGACGAAGTCCTCGAATCAAGCAGAGCCAACTGA
- a CDS encoding adenosine kinase: protein MSQFDVFGVGNALVDMQSQVDDSVLSDLKIDKGIMTLVDDEQQSAVLGHLDGRPLNRCAGGSAANTIVAVAELGGKAGFVGKIGSDAIGEFFLQDMRDLGVAMEVTPCDAPTGTCAVLITQDAQRTMLTNLGASAQLSVDDIIEEPIKNSKYVYIEGYLLTGESTKAAAYRAMALAKQHGVKVAFTASDPFLVNMIRDEIWELITGPVDLFFCNELEAQSLTGQSDPIQCAAKIHEHCENVALTLGEKGSLVMHGGEAFPIEGVPTKAIDTTGAGDMYAGGLLYGITNGMSWRTAGHLGSHASSRVVAQLGARLERKFTREEVAALSKLG from the coding sequence ATGAGTCAGTTTGACGTCTTTGGCGTGGGCAATGCGTTGGTGGACATGCAGTCGCAAGTGGACGACAGCGTTTTGTCGGATCTGAAGATCGACAAGGGCATCATGACGCTGGTCGATGACGAACAGCAGTCCGCTGTTCTGGGACATTTGGACGGACGCCCTCTGAATCGCTGTGCGGGCGGTTCAGCCGCGAACACCATCGTTGCGGTCGCGGAGCTGGGCGGCAAAGCTGGATTCGTCGGAAAGATCGGCAGCGACGCGATCGGCGAGTTCTTTCTCCAGGACATGCGAGACCTGGGCGTTGCCATGGAAGTCACCCCGTGCGATGCGCCGACCGGAACCTGTGCGGTGCTGATCACCCAAGACGCGCAGCGAACGATGTTGACCAACCTGGGGGCGTCGGCCCAGTTGTCCGTGGACGACATCATCGAAGAACCGATCAAGAACTCAAAGTACGTCTACATCGAAGGCTACCTGCTGACGGGCGAGTCCACCAAGGCGGCTGCCTACCGCGCCATGGCATTGGCCAAGCAGCACGGCGTGAAAGTCGCCTTCACCGCGTCGGACCCGTTCTTGGTCAACATGATCCGCGATGAGATCTGGGAACTGATCACCGGTCCGGTCGATCTGTTTTTCTGCAACGAATTGGAAGCCCAAAGTTTGACGGGGCAGTCCGACCCGATCCAGTGCGCAGCCAAGATTCACGAGCATTGCGAAAACGTTGCGTTGACGCTTGGTGAAAAAGGATCGCTGGTGATGCACGGTGGCGAAGCGTTTCCGATCGAAGGCGTTCCGACCAAGGCGATCGATACCACGGGCGCGGGCGACATGTACGCCGGCGGATTGCTGTACGGGATCACCAACGGGATGTCCTGGCGAACCGCCGGTCACCTCGGTTCGCACGCGTCGTCACGCGTTGTTGCTCAATTGGGTGCACGCTTGGAACGAAAATTCACACGTGAAGAAGTCGCCGCGTTGAGCAAGCTTGGATAG
- a CDS encoding ATP-dependent Clp protease ATP-binding subunit, producing MYERFTDRARKVMQLANQEAQRFNHEYIGTEHILLGLVKEGSGVAANVLKNLDVDLRKIRLEVEKLVQSGPEMVTVGKLPQTPRAKKVIEYSMEEARNLNHSYVGTEHILLGLLREQEGVAAQVLMNLGLKLEDVREEVLNLLGHGLEGAEVGERGGRTGEEGGGGSSSKSGKSKTPALDSFGRDLTELARKGELDPVIGRSREIERAIQILCRRTKNNPVLLGEAGVGKTAIVEGFAQQVISGEVPEILADKRIVVLDLAMMVAGTKYRGQFEERIKAVMTEVRRVKNTILFIDELHTLVGAGGAEGAIDAANVLKPALARGEIQCIGATTLDEYRKYIEKDNALARRFQEIIVEPTGKAETIEILKGLRSAYEQHHRVQITDDAIASAVEMSERYITARCLPDKAIDVIDEAGARVRLRSMTRPPDLKEIDEEVERLNKEKEDAVANQDFEKAANLRDQAEKLRKKKDKITQDWREKSQQTDGVVDEEVIAEVVSKMTGIPLTRLSTEDSLRLMRMEEELHKRVVSQDRAVSAIAKAVRRSRSGLKDPRRPTGSFIFAGPTGVGKTLLAKALAEYMFGDSDALVHIDMSEYMEKHNVSRLIGAPPGFVGYEEGGQLTEKIRRRPYAVVLFDEIEKAHPDVFNMMLQVMEEGRLTDSFGRNVDFRNTILIMTTNAGAEAIKNQSSFGFQKSDEDASYDAMKKRVMEQIERVFRPEFLNRLDDTIIFRHLTRNDLKLVIDYELSKVRERLLDRGLALDLTDEAKEFLIRKGSNLDYGARPLRRAIEQRIEDPLSEELLSGTFEGKDTIVVTAILETAEGNRIEMKDVTTTDEGKLVDSDGGKVTIVRLDFKGETRGLSEAGAEPVAAGVGDGEKPSTEGE from the coding sequence ATGTACGAACGATTCACGGATCGCGCCCGAAAGGTCATGCAATTGGCCAATCAAGAGGCGCAGCGTTTTAACCACGAATACATCGGTACCGAGCACATTCTGCTCGGGCTGGTCAAAGAAGGCAGTGGTGTCGCCGCCAACGTTTTGAAAAACCTGGACGTGGATCTTCGCAAGATTCGCCTTGAAGTCGAAAAGCTGGTTCAGAGCGGTCCAGAAATGGTGACCGTTGGCAAATTGCCGCAGACTCCGCGTGCCAAGAAAGTCATCGAGTATTCGATGGAGGAAGCGCGTAACCTGAACCACAGTTACGTCGGCACCGAACACATCTTGCTCGGGTTGCTTCGCGAGCAGGAAGGCGTAGCCGCGCAAGTCTTGATGAACTTGGGCTTGAAACTGGAGGACGTTCGCGAGGAAGTCCTCAATCTGTTGGGTCACGGCTTGGAGGGTGCCGAAGTCGGTGAGCGTGGCGGCCGAACAGGCGAAGAAGGCGGCGGCGGTTCATCGAGCAAGAGCGGCAAGAGCAAGACTCCTGCATTGGACAGCTTCGGCCGTGACCTCACGGAACTGGCTCGCAAAGGCGAATTGGATCCTGTGATCGGACGCTCGCGAGAAATCGAACGTGCGATCCAGATCCTCTGCCGTCGTACCAAGAACAACCCGGTGCTGTTGGGCGAAGCCGGTGTCGGTAAAACGGCGATCGTGGAAGGCTTTGCACAACAGGTCATCTCTGGTGAAGTCCCCGAGATCCTCGCCGACAAACGCATCGTCGTGCTGGACTTGGCGATGATGGTCGCCGGTACTAAGTACCGTGGGCAATTCGAAGAACGCATCAAGGCCGTGATGACCGAAGTGCGTCGCGTGAAGAACACGATCTTGTTCATTGACGAGCTGCACACCCTCGTCGGTGCCGGGGGTGCCGAAGGCGCAATCGACGCTGCCAATGTGCTCAAGCCGGCGCTCGCCCGTGGCGAAATCCAGTGCATCGGTGCCACCACGTTGGACGAGTATCGAAAGTACATCGAAAAGGACAACGCTCTGGCGCGTCGTTTCCAAGAGATCATCGTCGAACCGACCGGCAAGGCCGAGACGATCGAGATCCTCAAGGGACTACGCAGTGCCTACGAGCAACACCACCGTGTTCAGATCACCGATGACGCGATCGCATCCGCGGTCGAAATGAGCGAACGCTACATCACCGCACGCTGCCTGCCCGACAAAGCAATCGACGTGATCGACGAAGCCGGCGCGCGGGTCCGCTTGCGTTCCATGACCCGTCCACCGGATCTCAAAGAAATCGACGAAGAAGTCGAACGGTTGAACAAGGAAAAAGAAGACGCGGTCGCAAACCAAGACTTTGAAAAAGCCGCTAACCTGCGTGATCAAGCCGAAAAGCTTCGCAAGAAGAAGGACAAGATCACCCAAGACTGGCGTGAAAAGAGTCAACAGACCGACGGCGTCGTGGACGAAGAAGTCATCGCGGAAGTGGTCAGCAAGATGACCGGCATTCCGTTGACACGACTTTCGACCGAAGACAGCTTGCGGCTGATGCGGATGGAAGAGGAATTGCACAAACGTGTGGTCAGCCAAGACCGTGCGGTGTCCGCGATCGCCAAAGCCGTCCGTCGTAGCCGCAGCGGTTTGAAGGATCCCCGTCGCCCCACCGGTTCGTTCATCTTCGCCGGTCCCACCGGTGTCGGTAAGACATTGTTGGCCAAGGCGCTCGCCGAATACATGTTCGGCGACTCCGACGCGCTCGTTCATATCGACATGAGCGAGTACATGGAGAAACACAACGTCAGCCGTTTGATCGGTGCGCCTCCCGGATTCGTTGGTTACGAAGAAGGTGGCCAGTTGACCGAAAAGATTCGACGTCGTCCCTACGCGGTCGTCCTGTTCGACGAGATCGAAAAGGCGCACCCCGATGTGTTCAACATGATGCTGCAGGTGATGGAGGAAGGACGTTTGACCGACTCGTTCGGACGCAACGTCGACTTCCGCAACACCATCCTGATCATGACCACCAATGCGGGTGCCGAGGCGATCAAGAATCAATCGTCGTTTGGTTTCCAAAAATCGGACGAGGACGCGAGCTACGATGCGATGAAGAAACGCGTGATGGAACAAATCGAACGAGTGTTTCGTCCTGAGTTCCTCAACCGCTTGGATGATACGATCATCTTCCGTCACTTGACCCGAAACGACTTGAAATTGGTCATCGACTACGAATTGTCCAAGGTGCGTGAGCGTTTGCTCGATCGCGGCCTGGCGCTCGATTTGACCGACGAAGCCAAGGAGTTCTTGATTCGCAAGGGCAGCAACCTGGATTACGGAGCCCGACCACTGCGTCGAGCGATCGAACAACGCATCGAAGATCCATTGAGCGAAGAATTGCTCAGTGGGACCTTCGAAGGCAAGGACACGATCGTTGTCACCGCCATCCTGGAAACCGCCGAAGGCAATCGCATCGAGATGAAGGATGTGACGACCACCGACGAAGGAAAGCTGGTCGACAGCGATGGTGGCAAGGTCACCATCGTCCGATTGGACTTCAAAGGCGAAACTCGCGGCTTGTCCGAAGCGGGCGCGGAGCCCGTCGCTGCAGGCGTCGGCGACGGAGAAAAACCGTCCACCGAAGGCGAATGA